A single region of the Cotesia glomerata isolate CgM1 unplaced genomic scaffold, MPM_Cglom_v2.3 scaffold_241, whole genome shotgun sequence genome encodes:
- the LOC123274163 gene encoding uncharacterized protein LOC123274163: MSVKKFVLILRSKSSREEIMRAQKIFLELRTASSVQYRKLTELEYIDEDENYVLFNELKKPIKVKILANEDSENALLPLCNKPKRPTIRKHFSNSPVSTKESKKQANEETGEEGCTQEKKRLSHTKEKVIEASDALYTSDAEC; the protein is encoded by the exons atgtctgttaaaaaattcgtCTTGATTCTACGTTCTAAGAGTAGTCGTGAAGAAATCATGCGcgctcaaaaaatatttttagaacttcGTACTGCTAGTTCGGTTCAATATAGAAAGTTAACCGAGTTGGAATACATCGACGAAGATGAAAATTATGTTCTGTTTAATGAACTGAAGAAACCTATCAAAGTTAAAATACTGGCTAATGAAG ATTCAGAAAATGCTTTGTTGCCATTGTGTAACAAACCAAAAAGACCAACAATTCGAAAGCATTTTTCGAACAGTCCAGTAAGTACGAAAGAGTCTAAAAAACAAGCGAATGAAGAAACCGGAGAAGAGGGATGTACTCAGGAAAAG aAAAGATTATCACATACGAAAGAAAAAGTCATAGAAGCAAGTGACGCGCTATATACATCAGATGCAGAG TGCTGA